The following are from one region of the Staphylococcus schleiferi genome:
- a CDS encoding GntR family transcriptional regulator, producing the protein MSEKMPLYYQIYQGIHERIKSGEFKEGDKIPSERNLCEQFGVSRITVREALERLEKDRIIKREHGKGSFVLGSQYNQFLNELYSFKDEIEKNGDKASTKMLSIKLIPSTPFLQEKMQLTPYQYVYELKRIRLSNDVPLIYEISYLPMRYCEGLEQFDFNKVSLYETLNQHYGIQITNAYENLTASKLSREDAKLLNGVVDDSCMFIERFSYMDDAVIEFTQSVASGHKYKYTVKLM; encoded by the coding sequence ATGTCAGAGAAAATGCCCTTGTATTATCAAATTTATCAAGGGATACACGAGCGTATTAAATCAGGAGAATTTAAGGAGGGAGATAAGATACCTTCAGAGCGCAATCTGTGCGAGCAATTCGGTGTAAGTCGTATTACAGTGCGCGAAGCATTAGAACGTTTAGAAAAGGATCGGATTATTAAACGTGAACATGGTAAGGGATCATTTGTACTGGGAAGTCAATATAATCAATTTTTGAATGAGCTTTACAGCTTTAAAGATGAAATTGAGAAGAATGGTGATAAGGCAAGTACGAAAATGTTAAGCATTAAACTCATCCCATCTACGCCATTTTTACAAGAGAAAATGCAGTTAACCCCTTATCAATACGTTTATGAATTAAAGCGCATACGCCTTTCTAATGATGTGCCTTTAATATATGAAATTAGCTATTTACCGATGCGGTATTGTGAAGGATTAGAGCAGTTTGACTTCAATAAAGTTTCGCTATATGAAACACTCAATCAACATTATGGGATTCAAATTACGAATGCTTATGAAAATTTAACAGCGAGTAAATTGAGTCGTGAAGATGCCAAACTGTTGAATGGTGTCGTTGATGATAGTTGTATGTTTATCGAACGCTTTAGCTATATGGACGATGCGGTGATTGAATTTACGCAAAGTGTCGCAAGCGGCCATAAATATAAATATACGGTCAAGTTAATGTAA
- a CDS encoding SIS domain-containing protein — protein sequence MLHDTHTYREIKQQPATLKKTYDLVQAQQARFEKFIAKIEQENQDKKLKVLFTGAGSSAYVGDVARMARHTDVLPNFEFESVPTTHFVTDPQLYIDQQTAYLLVSFARSGNSPETKATVEIANQLSSHVYHLFITNNKDGFLGAYHENANNVFKVILPDETNDKSLAMTSSFSSMLFASYLLFGGKVSPKFFDIASSNFDWLESQAETVSQLDFSKVFYVGTGLIGELTKEVSLKLNELTAGQTEIARETTLGFRHGPKAGLSADAIFIMLRSNQPYRRQYEKDLIQEVGQVKDRYQTYILDAQVNDDDNAVKLPQSEELTDMELALQYLIFGQLLAAKRSVALGLNPDNPSPDGFINRVVKGVTIYPVEG from the coding sequence GTGTTACATGATACACATACTTATCGTGAAATTAAGCAACAACCAGCAACTTTAAAGAAAACATATGATTTAGTGCAAGCGCAACAAGCACGATTTGAAAAATTTATTGCCAAAATAGAGCAAGAAAATCAAGATAAAAAATTAAAAGTACTCTTTACGGGTGCAGGTTCAAGCGCTTATGTGGGTGATGTAGCCCGCATGGCACGTCATACCGATGTCTTACCGAATTTTGAATTTGAGTCAGTTCCGACAACGCACTTTGTTACGGACCCACAACTTTATATTGATCAACAAACGGCATATCTGTTAGTGTCTTTTGCGCGTTCTGGTAACAGTCCAGAAACAAAAGCAACAGTTGAGATTGCCAACCAACTTTCGAGCCATGTTTATCATTTGTTTATTACAAATAATAAAGATGGATTTTTAGGGGCTTATCATGAAAACGCTAACAATGTCTTTAAAGTGATTTTACCTGATGAAACGAATGATAAATCTTTAGCGATGACTTCTAGCTTTTCATCCATGTTATTCGCGAGCTATTTATTATTCGGTGGTAAAGTGAGTCCAAAATTCTTTGACATTGCGTCATCTAATTTTGATTGGCTAGAATCTCAAGCCGAAACAGTGAGTCAGTTGGATTTTTCGAAAGTGTTCTATGTTGGAACAGGTTTAATTGGCGAACTTACAAAAGAAGTGAGTTTAAAACTCAATGAATTAACGGCAGGTCAAACTGAGATTGCACGTGAAACGACACTCGGCTTTAGACATGGTCCGAAAGCAGGATTAAGTGCAGATGCCATTTTTATTATGTTGCGCAGTAATCAGCCTTATCGTCGTCAATACGAAAAAGATTTAATCCAAGAAGTTGGACAAGTCAAAGATCGCTATCAAACTTATATTTTAGATGCGCAAGTAAATGATGATGACAATGCAGTCAAATTACCTCAGTCTGAAGAGCTCACAGATATGGAATTAGCATTGCAATATTTGATTTTTGGGCAATTGCTTGCAGCTAAACGCTCCGTAGCACTCGGTTTAAATCCTGATAACCCAAGTCCTGATGGCTTTATCAACCGTGTTGTTAAAGGTGTCACGATTTATCCGGTTGAGGGTTGA
- a CDS encoding 1-phosphofructokinase family hexose kinase, whose protein sequence is MIATHTFNPSVDITYMIDPIEVGGVNRVKQKIKNPGGKGINVTKVLHQLGANYCAYGYLGGANGQWIAKTLQDMGVVSAFTSIHGETRQSLAINDGNGQTEVLEAGPLITEYDQQRYYEILNERAQEVKVMTVSGSSPQFEGRSKFEHVAHILSAFQHSYNIVDTHASELKLLLEADLPVHCIKPNQAEFEMLIGKEQLTIAECAQMLQTHAYFTEMDVFLTLGAAGALVKWGNTIYRATLPHKEVINPVGSGDSTVAGIAYGVYENLAPQDLIRQALACGTSNALQQATGHIDIEQVNQIKSEIEVERYEWEEKI, encoded by the coding sequence ATGATTGCAACACATACTTTTAATCCCTCTGTTGATATCACGTATATGATTGATCCGATTGAAGTTGGAGGCGTCAATCGTGTCAAACAGAAAATCAAAAACCCTGGTGGGAAGGGGATAAATGTCACTAAGGTTTTACATCAATTAGGTGCAAATTACTGTGCATATGGTTATTTAGGGGGCGCCAATGGACAATGGATTGCTAAAACATTGCAAGATATGGGTGTCGTTTCAGCATTTACTTCTATTCATGGGGAAACGAGACAAAGTCTAGCAATCAATGATGGTAATGGTCAAACAGAAGTGTTGGAAGCGGGACCATTAATTACTGAATATGATCAGCAACGTTATTATGAAATTTTGAACGAGCGTGCACAAGAGGTCAAAGTGATGACGGTGAGTGGGAGCTCACCTCAATTTGAAGGCCGCTCAAAATTTGAACATGTCGCTCACATCCTAAGTGCCTTTCAACATAGTTATAATATTGTGGATACGCATGCAAGCGAACTTAAATTATTGTTGGAAGCCGATTTACCGGTACATTGTATTAAGCCGAACCAGGCAGAATTTGAGATGTTAATCGGTAAAGAACAGCTCACGATTGCAGAATGTGCACAAATGCTACAAACACATGCTTATTTTACAGAGATGGATGTTTTTCTCACATTAGGTGCAGCGGGGGCACTGGTCAAATGGGGAAATACAATTTATCGCGCAACGTTGCCACATAAAGAAGTCATCAATCCTGTCGGCTCTGGGGATTCAACTGTTGCTGGTATTGCATACGGTGTTTATGAAAATTTAGCGCCACAAGATTTAATCCGTCAAGCTTTAGCATGTGGAACGTCAAACGCATTACAACAAGCCACTGGACATATTGATATTGAACAAGTCAATCAAATTAAATCTGAAATAGAAGTGGAGAGATATGAATGGGAAGAAAAGATTTAA
- a CDS encoding tagatose 1,6-diphosphate aldolase yields MGRKDLSRLVDDKGIYAAIAVDQRGALRKLLGDQASDHNLSLFKKLVSEVLTPYGSSFLVDPEFGLEAAQANAATSGLILSYEQTGYDKTRPGRLPRLIENASVKRLKDAGADAVKFLLYYDVDESDDINTKKQAVIERIGAECQAENIPFLLEILTYDDTIGDEKGAEYAKVRPHKVNEAMRVFSEPRFQVDTLKVEIPVNMNFVEGFGSENLISQSEAAEAFKAQDDATDLPYIYLSGGVSAQLFMDSLQFAADHGARFNGILCGRATWKGATRVLVEEGEAEAKGWLEHEGLENLKALNEMNQKTATSIQL; encoded by the coding sequence ATGGGAAGAAAAGATTTAAGTCGGTTAGTGGATGACAAGGGGATATATGCAGCCATTGCAGTGGATCAACGGGGCGCATTAAGAAAGTTACTTGGGGATCAAGCGAGTGATCACAATTTATCACTTTTTAAGAAACTGGTATCGGAAGTTTTAACACCGTATGGATCTAGTTTTCTAGTAGATCCCGAGTTTGGCCTAGAAGCAGCACAGGCGAATGCTGCGACGTCAGGTTTAATCTTATCTTATGAGCAAACCGGTTATGACAAGACAAGACCGGGCCGCTTACCACGTTTAATTGAAAATGCAAGTGTGAAACGCCTCAAAGATGCAGGAGCAGATGCGGTTAAATTTTTACTGTACTACGATGTAGATGAATCTGATGACATCAATACGAAAAAGCAAGCCGTGATTGAGCGAATTGGTGCAGAATGCCAAGCAGAAAACATACCATTTTTACTCGAAATTTTAACTTACGATGACACGATTGGTGATGAAAAAGGGGCTGAATATGCTAAAGTACGTCCGCATAAAGTCAATGAAGCAATGCGTGTGTTTAGTGAGCCTAGATTCCAAGTGGACACTTTGAAAGTTGAAATTCCAGTTAATATGAACTTTGTAGAAGGCTTTGGTTCAGAAAATTTAATCTCACAAAGTGAAGCGGCTGAAGCATTTAAAGCACAAGACGATGCGACTGACTTACCTTATATTTATTTGAGTGGTGGTGTGTCAGCACAACTGTTTATGGACTCATTACAGTTTGCAGCGGACCACGGTGCTCGCTTTAATGGTATACTTTGTGGTCGTGCTACTTGGAAAGGAGCAACACGTGTACTCGTTGAAGAAGGTGAAGCTGAAGCAAAGGGATGGTTGGAACATGAAGGACTTGAAAACTTAAAAGCACTCAATGAAATGAATCAGAAAACAGCAACATCTATTCAACTATAA